Genomic DNA from Telopea speciosissima isolate NSW1024214 ecotype Mountain lineage chromosome 2, Tspe_v1, whole genome shotgun sequence:
CTTAGCTTATTTCAAGCTCTTAGAATTAGAGAGTTATCTGTTGCAGAGGTTTGACTTAGGAATCAGAATGTACTAACCGGTTCGGGCCGGCACTCGCTTGTCTGATACTGTTTACTTGTGTAGGTCAGCTCTGCCAGATGGACAACAGCTCGGATTTCACCTCAACACCTCAGATTCATCAATTGAGGGAATTATGGAGCTCCAAGAGAGCTTCCGATAGACGAATGGAATGATGGCATTCATCATGCATGACCGGAAGGGACAGATGGACATCTCTACTAATGGAATGTAACATGCCATCTCTCTTTTAATCTTGTTTTCCTCCTCTTTCAAAAGAGTATTAAACCATGAATATCCGCCGCATATTTGTGAAGTCAATGTGAGGAGGAGATTATAAATATAAATGCCATGAATTAATAATCTTTCATTCTCAGAGTTAGTAATTAAGGAagcagagatggagaagatgggAAAGTTGGAGTTCTCATCATTCAGTACCTGTATTGCTGTTcttgttttgggtttgatattgaATTCAGCTGTGTTGTGCAATGGAGGAGCCACTAGCAGTTATGTCAGAGTAGTAGCTCCATCTATTGACATGCCAGTAAACAGTACTGCCTTCTATGTTCCTCCTGGTTATAATGCTCCTCAGCAGGTGAggtttaattttctttgtttcctttttattttaaaggagaatgttctctgtgccgcagcgcaggttgcgctcaggcacatgggcctgccacccaggggggcagggtgatcattacgcccacccccatgtgcttggaCGCAGCCTGCACACATACACAGGGAACAGTGccccttattttaattattgGAAAATTGTTTTTCCAATAATTATATTTGTGTATTTTTATTCCCTGATTTCTAAATTGTGAGTTTTGATTGTTTTGCAAGGTTCACATAACTCAAGGAGACTATTTAGGGCAAGGAGTGATTGTATCTTGGATCACTCCGGTTGAGCCCGGCACTAGCACAGTGCTTTACTGGGCTGCGAACACCACAAAGGTCTACACTGCAGAGGGCTACTACTTAACCTACAGCTACTACAACTATACTTCAGGCTTCATCCATCACACCACTCTCCTCAATTTGGATGtaagttttctttcatcaatttctctcaattttaacccccttttttttttttttccaaacttCAATTAACTGATGACTTCTTGGTTACtcttcttttcatttgtttttttgcaGTATAACACCAAGTACTATTACGAGGTTGGGGTTGGAAACACCACACGACAGTTCTATTTCACAACTCCTCCACCAGTTGGCCCTGATGTTCCTTACACTTTTGGTCTCATAGGTACGTACTCACCCTTCCATCAAATCATTTTGAAGTACCTTCTCAGTTCTCACTCGTAGTCTTTTGCAAACTTGCTAGCCATAATATAATTTTTGATCGCATTAGAAACTGCATGAATGGGTTATGTTTGGTGGGTGCAGGGGATCTTGGGCAGACATATGACTCAAATATGACACTGGATCATTATATAAACGATCCACTAAAAGGAGAGACAGTGTTGTATCTTGGTGATCTTTGTTATGCCGATGATTGGCCATATCATGACAATGTCAAGTGGGACACTTGGGGCAGACTTATTGAAAAAAGTGCTGCTTATCAACCATGGATTTGGACTGCTGGAAATCACGAGATTGATTTTGCACCTCAACTTGTAAGTTCTCAATTAACCACCCATCatacaaaattttaatttttaagtgaGATATagtattttcattttaatttcaaCACGAACAATGTAGGAAGTTATACCCTTGAAGCCCATTGAATATGTGAGACTCTCAATCCTAAGATGCAACAATAGTAGAAGAAAACTATGCATAAAAATGTTTTGGTGTAGATTTTAATTGGATTTTGAAGAGTCTATACCTCTAAGGGCCATTAATTTCCTAGTGTTGGTTCggcttaggggtgtcaaaaatcACATCGACCTGATTGAACTATTCAAAATCAACCTGatcaaattgaaccaaaactgATCGGATTGACCATAAGACTTTTCAAAACTAAAAAACCATtaaattttaatataatttttatattttttctttttatatatatatatgaaaaatctAATAATAGTGAGTCTATTGCAGGGTGAACCAGTACCTTTTAAGCCTTTTTCAAGCCGCTATCACACTCCATATAATGCATCCGGAAGTACTGCTCCATTTTGGTACTCAATCAAGCGAGCTTCAGCACACATTATCGTACTAGCATCATATTCAGCTTATGGTAAAGATACCAAATTACGAAGTCATTAAAATGAATAGCATGCtaaatatatatacacaatTGAAATGAGAACAGCTAGAAATTTATCCCTCGATTTCAAAATCTAAACTCATCTAAAGAGCAACTTTGTTGCTTTAGACAACTCATATTAATTCCtgttttaattaatttgtttttaGGGAGATCTACCCCTCAATTCACCTGGCTTACAACAGAGTTGGCCAACGTTAACAGGACTGAGACACCTTGGTTAATTATTATTGTGCACGCACCTTGGTATAACAGTGATGTCACTCATTATATGGAGGGGGAAACTATGCGAGTACAATTTGAGGCAATGGCCGTACAATACAAAGTTGATGCTATTTTTGCTGGTCATGTTCACGCATATGAAAGATCTGTAAGTGCCAATTTCTCATGATCAATCTCTATAATGAAACTTGTGTTTTCTATTTTGCTACATATTCCATTTCTCCATGACATGCAAATGACTATTTTCAATACTCATTTTATTGCTCAAAACTG
This window encodes:
- the LOC122653158 gene encoding purple acid phosphatase-like, yielding MEKMGKLEFSSFSTCIAVLVLGLILNSAVLCNGGATSSYVRVVAPSIDMPVNSTAFYVPPGYNAPQQVHITQGDYLGQGVIVSWITPVEPGTSTVLYWAANTTKVYTAEGYYLTYSYYNYTSGFIHHTTLLNLDYNTKYYYEVGVGNTTRQFYFTTPPPVGPDVPYTFGLIGDLGQTYDSNMTLDHYINDPLKGETVLYLGDLCYADDWPYHDNVKWDTWGRLIEKSAAYQPWIWTAGNHEIDFAPQLGEPVPFKPFSSRYHTPYNASGSTAPFWYSIKRASAHIIVLASYSAYGRSTPQFTWLTTELANVNRTETPWLIIIVHAPWYNSDVTHYMEGETMRVQFEAMAVQYKVDAIFAGHVHAYERSYRISNIAYNITNGLCTPVPNQFAPIYVTVGDGGNIEGLASVFTQPQPSYSAFREAAFGHAMFSIKNRTHAYFSWNRNQDGYAVESDSLWFYNRYYYPMNETMTMF